The following coding sequences are from one Triplophysa dalaica isolate WHDGS20190420 chromosome 12, ASM1584641v1, whole genome shotgun sequence window:
- the fxyd6l gene encoding FXYD domain containing ion transport regulator 6 like isoform X1: MEVSIAVALLSYFAPALGSAFGREMPASPMDETNEYDKPFHYDYESLRIGGMIFAVILFLMGIFLIISRKCRCNGSKSRPVDPESARGGK, from the exons ATGGAAGTTTCTATCGCCGTTGCGCTTTTGTCCTACTTCGCTCCTGCTCTGG GATCAGCTTTTGGCAGGGAAATGCCAG CATCCCCAATGGATGAAACTAACG AGTACGACAAGCCATTTCATTATG ATTATGAATCGCTGAGGATTGGGGGTATGATCTTCGCCGTGATACTTTTCCTGATGGGGATCTTCCTCATCATCA GTCGGAAGTGCCGCTGCAATGGGAGTAAGTCGAG GCCAGTGGATCCTGAATCTGCCAGAG GTGGAAAGTGA
- the fxyd6l gene encoding FXYD domain containing ion transport regulator 6 like isoform X2, translating into MEVSIAVALLSYFAPALASPMDETNEYDKPFHYDYESLRIGGMIFAVILFLMGIFLIISRKCRCNGSKSRPVDPESARGGK; encoded by the exons ATGGAAGTTTCTATCGCCGTTGCGCTTTTGTCCTACTTCGCTCCTGCTCTGG CATCCCCAATGGATGAAACTAACG AGTACGACAAGCCATTTCATTATG ATTATGAATCGCTGAGGATTGGGGGTATGATCTTCGCCGTGATACTTTTCCTGATGGGGATCTTCCTCATCATCA GTCGGAAGTGCCGCTGCAATGGGAGTAAGTCGAG GCCAGTGGATCCTGAATCTGCCAGAG GTGGAAAGTGA
- the LOC130432646 gene encoding FXYD domain-containing ion transport regulator 7-like — protein MASPSTASYGYLDQSAFYYDYETLRTTGVILGVVMFVAGILIALKVQWKALSHQKQKFHLRRCKEDACVRLGGPFRRGNAQTHKVTYRNVEESRTYLTSFCNLSLNAVLLLYFKVSLL, from the exons ATGGCATCTCCATCAACAG CGTCTTATGGGTATTTGGACCAGAGTGCCTTTTATTATG attatGAGACGTTGAGGACCACGGGTGTCATCTTGGGTGTGGTTATGTTCGTGGCTGGGATTCTCATTGCTCTGA AAGTCCAGTGGAAGGCCCTCAGCCACCAAAAACAGAAG TTCCACCTCAGACGGTGTAAAGAAGATGCATGTGTGCGATTGGGTGGCCCGTTTCGAAGAGGAAATGCTCAGACGCACAAGGTTACTTACAGGAATGTGGAGGAGAGTAGAACCTACTTGACCTCTTTTTGTAACCTCAGCTTAAATGCTGTTCTATTGCTGTATTTCAAGGTCTCTCTTCTCtag
- the LOC130432644 gene encoding NF-kappa-B inhibitor delta produces MHQKSPKEKVCYPLPTVKKLLEQKRKRETSSAPPSYSTVTYTAGGPASVPGLTSVPSPSAGASVSYSDMGAVRYDHWEVPSIHPPQSSLQLCNPFPFMPNFSQTGQTLATGYSSQQMQDCHDGHATQQYSITECPVTASGTDMSSGLCWPSESKQEDHASQYILQDFKRQMDIIKLQEARTFLQNMDYCRTTWQDDDGDTILHIYTAKGLREYAFAAAEKLCELGKLDSKEHKGKTALLVAVTANQPEIVRDLLSLGADISTCDVNGQTALHLAATYGFPQIMQVILSSGLPVDLEARNFEGLTPLHCAVISHCGTMKAINAWLVDGSLHSQAEDKLMCLRFLINAGASILSQEIKSNKTVLHLAVKEGNIHLVRFLLGLPLSDMQAFINLKAHGHTALHMAAGLHGSPYQEDLIRHLLSRGADPSIRNLENDQPAHLLQSGDKGESLKLILKKKTASRRRFTSLQDPE; encoded by the exons ATGCATCAGAAAT CACCGAAGGAAAAGGTGTGTTACCCTCTGCCCACAGTGAAGAAACTCCTGGAGCAGAAGAGAAAAAGGGAGACCTCCTCAGCACCCCCGTCCTATTCCACAGTGACATACACTGCTGGTGGCCCTGCATCCGTCCCA GGTTTGACATCCGTACCATCTCCATCTGCTG GGGCCAGTGTAAGCTACTCCGATATGGGAGCAGTCAGATACGACCATTGGGAGGTTCCCAGCATTCATCCGCCTCAATCTTCCCTGCAGCTGTGCAATCCATTCCCATTTATGCCCAACTTTTCCCAGACTGGACAGACTCTTGCCACTGGCTACAGCTCCCAGCAGATGCAGGACTGCCACGATGGCCATGCAACACAGCAATAT TCCATAACCGAGTGCCCTGTTACTGCTTCTGGGACTGATATGAGCTCTGGTCTGTGTTGGCCATCTGAATCTAAACAAGAGGATCACGCCAGCCAGTATATTCTCCAGGACTTCAAGAGGCAGATGGATATTATAAAGCTACAAGAGGCACGAACATTCCTGCAGAACATGGATTACTGCAGAACCACCTGGCAAGATGATGACGGAGACAC gATTCTACACATCTACACTGCTAAAGGTTTAAGGGAATATGCTTTTGCTGCTGCAGAGAAACTGTGTGAACTGGGGAAGCTGGACTCCAAGGAGCACAAGGGCAAG ACTGCTTTGCTGGTGGCCGTGACAGCAAATCAACCAGAAATAGTCAGAGATTTACTCTCACTTGGTGCAGACATCAGCACATGTGATGTCAATGGTCAAACTGCGCTTCATCTGGCTGCCACATATGGCTTTCCCCAAATCATGCAG GTTATACTTTCGTCAGGACTTCCAGTGGACCTGGAGGCTCGTAATTTTGAAG GTCTGACTCCTCTGCACTGTGCTGTGATCTCTCACTGTGGCACGATGAAGGCTATAAATGCCTGGCTCGTTGATGGCAGTCTACATTCTCAAGCGGAGGACAAACTTATGTGCTTGCGGTTTCTTATAAATGCTGGAGCCTCAATACTCAGCCAG GAAATCAAAAGCAACAAGACAGTTCTTCACCTGGCAGTGAAGGAGGGGAATATCCATCTTGTGCGCTTTCTCCTGGGCCTGCCGCTGTCTGATATGCAGGCCTTCATCAACCTGAAG gcTCACGGCCACACCGCCTTACACATGGCCGCAGGACTGCATGGAAGCCCCTATCAGGAAGACCTGATCAGACATTTGCTGAGTCGTGGAGCTGATCCCAGCATCCGCAACCTGGAGAACGACCAGCCCGCTCATTTACTGCAGAGCGGGGATAAAGGAGAGAGT CTCAAACTCatattgaagaaaaaaactgCCTCTAGACGGCGTTTTACATCCTTACAGGACCCAGAGTGA
- the si:ch211-79k12.2 gene encoding zinc finger protein 586 isoform X2 — protein MNRYSVTPGPCSWLEVHNFIGDLMAASAPLRDQRIDETLRPGWDMTRPKVCPQSNPSRSSQVKSAVAFGLHSEEREILPRDHASIIQHRPCTCPGCPLSISPSPSSLQTMKPRGTSASQIRPPSPPQSILSQQGKESNSAPLGLGLCLGLGLSLEEDTSEPSSTSNSEPVHPQQQDKGTSTHSPIPHANPDAPPLQAFPCLCCHRGFQTCAQLLHHKKDSEEHAARSHHHCHHHHHCHLRSCIPCTQLHHAAQSLSSFPCLSCQRTFPTCAQLLLHQQGHVQQETLQQLACMHCSASFPRPSQLLQHQRTQHASKAGGFLCAECGRGFNSHSNLRIHLNVHTGARPFSCVDCGKSFSQSGALKIHRRIHTGERPYTCTYCGRGFPHLAGVRAHQRTHTGEKPYRCAQCGKCFTQSGALKIHTRIHTGERPFVCSLCGKSFSNRSGIRFHHRTVHGIVTEPNSVGRPSLAATASALASDVQRIQVSGQEPLNLIPLRQPDGRNLSGKEQLGRDSDKTALPYVCEDCGQRFPDAPSRNRHQTLEHYSEEEREREERGTDDHKD, from the exons ATGAACCGCTACAGTGTAACA CCGGGTCCGTGCTCTTGGCTGGAGGTGCATAACTTCATTGGTGACCTTATGGCAGCCTCTGCGCCACTGAGAGATCAGCGGATTGATGAAACTTTGAGACCTGGCTGGGACATGACAAGACCCAAAGTCTGTCCCCAGTCCAACCCTTCTAGATCAAGCCAGGTGAAAAGTGCTGTAGCCTTTGGTCTGCATTCTGAGGAACGGGAAATATTACCTAGAGACCATGCAAGCATAA TTCAGCATCGTCCCTGTACATGTCCTGGCTGCCCACTTTCCATTTCACCCTCTCCTTCCTCACTCCAGACTATGAAACCTAGAGGTACCTCCGCCTCACAAATCCGACCACCCTCACCCCCCCAGTCCATCCTATCACAGCAAGGCAAAGAGTCCAATTCTGCCCCCCTGGGCCTGGGCTTGTGTCTCGGACTGGGTCTCTCTTTAGAAGAGGACACCAGTGAGCCCagcagcacatctaactctGAACCTGTTCACCCTCAGCAGCAGGACAAAGGCACTAGCACCCACAGTCCCATCCCACATGCAAACCCTGATGCCCCACCTCTTCAAGCTTTTCCCTGTCTTTGCTGTCACCGTGGGTTCCAAACCTGTGCTCAACTCCTCCATCACAAAAAAGACTCAGAAGAGCATGCTGCACGGTCCCACCACCATTGTCATCACCACCATCACTGCCATCTTAGGTCTTGCATACCGTGTACACAGTTGCACCACGCTGCCCAGTCGCTGTCCTCCTTCCCATGCCTGTCCTGCCAGCGCACATTCCCCACCTGTGCCCAGCTCTTGCTGCACCAGCAGGGCCACGTGCAGCAGGAGACCTTGCAGCAACTGGCGTGCATGCACTGCAGCGCCTCCTTTCCCCGCCCATCGCAACTGCTGCAGCATCAGCGTACCCAGCACGCATCCAAAGCGGGCGGCTTCCTGTGTGCGGAATGCGGCCGCGGGTTCAACTCGCACAGCAACCTGCGCATCCATCTCAACGTGCACACTGGCGCCCGACCCTTCAGCTGCGTGGACTGTGGGAAGAGCTTCAGCCAATCAGGGGCCCTCAAGATTCACCGCAGAATACACACGGGAGAAAGGCCGTATACCTGCACGTATTGCGGGAGGGGTTTCCCTCACCTGGCTGGGGTGAGGGCCCATCAGCGCACACACACGGGGGAGAAGCCCTACCGGTGTGCTCAGTGTGGCAAGTGTTTTACTCAGTCTGGGGCGCTAAAGATCCATACTCGCATCCACACCGGTGAGAGGCCTTTTGTCTGCAGCCTCTGCGGAAAGAGCTTTTCTAACCGCTCTGGCATTCGCTTTCATCACCGTACAGTTCATGGGATTGTGACTGAGCCCAACTCTGTGGGTAGGCCAAGCCTGGCTGCCACTGCGTCGGCTCTTGCATCAGACGTCCAGAGGATCCAAGTCTCTGGTCAAGAACCTCTCAACCTGATCCCTCTTAGGCAACCGGACGGGCGGAATCTGTCCGGCAAAGAACAATTAGGCAGGGATAGTGACAAAACAGCCCTACCATATGTCTGTGAGGACTGTGGTCAGCGCTTCCCAGATGCTCCATCTAGAAATAGACACCAGACTTTGGAACACTAttcagaagaagagagagaaagggaagaGAGAGGTACAGATGACCACAAAGATTAG
- the si:ch211-79k12.2 gene encoding zinc finger protein 586 isoform X1, with product MDKDRLPPGPCSWLEVHNFIGDLMAASAPLRDQRIDETLRPGWDMTRPKVCPQSNPSRSSQVKSAVAFGLHSEEREILPRDHASIIQHRPCTCPGCPLSISPSPSSLQTMKPRGTSASQIRPPSPPQSILSQQGKESNSAPLGLGLCLGLGLSLEEDTSEPSSTSNSEPVHPQQQDKGTSTHSPIPHANPDAPPLQAFPCLCCHRGFQTCAQLLHHKKDSEEHAARSHHHCHHHHHCHLRSCIPCTQLHHAAQSLSSFPCLSCQRTFPTCAQLLLHQQGHVQQETLQQLACMHCSASFPRPSQLLQHQRTQHASKAGGFLCAECGRGFNSHSNLRIHLNVHTGARPFSCVDCGKSFSQSGALKIHRRIHTGERPYTCTYCGRGFPHLAGVRAHQRTHTGEKPYRCAQCGKCFTQSGALKIHTRIHTGERPFVCSLCGKSFSNRSGIRFHHRTVHGIVTEPNSVGRPSLAATASALASDVQRIQVSGQEPLNLIPLRQPDGRNLSGKEQLGRDSDKTALPYVCEDCGQRFPDAPSRNRHQTLEHYSEEEREREERGTDDHKD from the exons ATGGACAAAGACAGGCTCCCC CCGGGTCCGTGCTCTTGGCTGGAGGTGCATAACTTCATTGGTGACCTTATGGCAGCCTCTGCGCCACTGAGAGATCAGCGGATTGATGAAACTTTGAGACCTGGCTGGGACATGACAAGACCCAAAGTCTGTCCCCAGTCCAACCCTTCTAGATCAAGCCAGGTGAAAAGTGCTGTAGCCTTTGGTCTGCATTCTGAGGAACGGGAAATATTACCTAGAGACCATGCAAGCATAA TTCAGCATCGTCCCTGTACATGTCCTGGCTGCCCACTTTCCATTTCACCCTCTCCTTCCTCACTCCAGACTATGAAACCTAGAGGTACCTCCGCCTCACAAATCCGACCACCCTCACCCCCCCAGTCCATCCTATCACAGCAAGGCAAAGAGTCCAATTCTGCCCCCCTGGGCCTGGGCTTGTGTCTCGGACTGGGTCTCTCTTTAGAAGAGGACACCAGTGAGCCCagcagcacatctaactctGAACCTGTTCACCCTCAGCAGCAGGACAAAGGCACTAGCACCCACAGTCCCATCCCACATGCAAACCCTGATGCCCCACCTCTTCAAGCTTTTCCCTGTCTTTGCTGTCACCGTGGGTTCCAAACCTGTGCTCAACTCCTCCATCACAAAAAAGACTCAGAAGAGCATGCTGCACGGTCCCACCACCATTGTCATCACCACCATCACTGCCATCTTAGGTCTTGCATACCGTGTACACAGTTGCACCACGCTGCCCAGTCGCTGTCCTCCTTCCCATGCCTGTCCTGCCAGCGCACATTCCCCACCTGTGCCCAGCTCTTGCTGCACCAGCAGGGCCACGTGCAGCAGGAGACCTTGCAGCAACTGGCGTGCATGCACTGCAGCGCCTCCTTTCCCCGCCCATCGCAACTGCTGCAGCATCAGCGTACCCAGCACGCATCCAAAGCGGGCGGCTTCCTGTGTGCGGAATGCGGCCGCGGGTTCAACTCGCACAGCAACCTGCGCATCCATCTCAACGTGCACACTGGCGCCCGACCCTTCAGCTGCGTGGACTGTGGGAAGAGCTTCAGCCAATCAGGGGCCCTCAAGATTCACCGCAGAATACACACGGGAGAAAGGCCGTATACCTGCACGTATTGCGGGAGGGGTTTCCCTCACCTGGCTGGGGTGAGGGCCCATCAGCGCACACACACGGGGGAGAAGCCCTACCGGTGTGCTCAGTGTGGCAAGTGTTTTACTCAGTCTGGGGCGCTAAAGATCCATACTCGCATCCACACCGGTGAGAGGCCTTTTGTCTGCAGCCTCTGCGGAAAGAGCTTTTCTAACCGCTCTGGCATTCGCTTTCATCACCGTACAGTTCATGGGATTGTGACTGAGCCCAACTCTGTGGGTAGGCCAAGCCTGGCTGCCACTGCGTCGGCTCTTGCATCAGACGTCCAGAGGATCCAAGTCTCTGGTCAAGAACCTCTCAACCTGATCCCTCTTAGGCAACCGGACGGGCGGAATCTGTCCGGCAAAGAACAATTAGGCAGGGATAGTGACAAAACAGCCCTACCATATGTCTGTGAGGACTGTGGTCAGCGCTTCCCAGATGCTCCATCTAGAAATAGACACCAGACTTTGGAACACTAttcagaagaagagagagaaagggaagaGAGAGGTACAGATGACCACAAAGATTAG
- the si:ch211-79k12.2 gene encoding zinc finger protein 586 isoform X3 — MAASAPLRDQRIDETLRPGWDMTRPKVCPQSNPSRSSQVKSAVAFGLHSEEREILPRDHASIIQHRPCTCPGCPLSISPSPSSLQTMKPRGTSASQIRPPSPPQSILSQQGKESNSAPLGLGLCLGLGLSLEEDTSEPSSTSNSEPVHPQQQDKGTSTHSPIPHANPDAPPLQAFPCLCCHRGFQTCAQLLHHKKDSEEHAARSHHHCHHHHHCHLRSCIPCTQLHHAAQSLSSFPCLSCQRTFPTCAQLLLHQQGHVQQETLQQLACMHCSASFPRPSQLLQHQRTQHASKAGGFLCAECGRGFNSHSNLRIHLNVHTGARPFSCVDCGKSFSQSGALKIHRRIHTGERPYTCTYCGRGFPHLAGVRAHQRTHTGEKPYRCAQCGKCFTQSGALKIHTRIHTGERPFVCSLCGKSFSNRSGIRFHHRTVHGIVTEPNSVGRPSLAATASALASDVQRIQVSGQEPLNLIPLRQPDGRNLSGKEQLGRDSDKTALPYVCEDCGQRFPDAPSRNRHQTLEHYSEEEREREERGTDDHKD; from the exons ATGGCAGCCTCTGCGCCACTGAGAGATCAGCGGATTGATGAAACTTTGAGACCTGGCTGGGACATGACAAGACCCAAAGTCTGTCCCCAGTCCAACCCTTCTAGATCAAGCCAGGTGAAAAGTGCTGTAGCCTTTGGTCTGCATTCTGAGGAACGGGAAATATTACCTAGAGACCATGCAAGCATAA TTCAGCATCGTCCCTGTACATGTCCTGGCTGCCCACTTTCCATTTCACCCTCTCCTTCCTCACTCCAGACTATGAAACCTAGAGGTACCTCCGCCTCACAAATCCGACCACCCTCACCCCCCCAGTCCATCCTATCACAGCAAGGCAAAGAGTCCAATTCTGCCCCCCTGGGCCTGGGCTTGTGTCTCGGACTGGGTCTCTCTTTAGAAGAGGACACCAGTGAGCCCagcagcacatctaactctGAACCTGTTCACCCTCAGCAGCAGGACAAAGGCACTAGCACCCACAGTCCCATCCCACATGCAAACCCTGATGCCCCACCTCTTCAAGCTTTTCCCTGTCTTTGCTGTCACCGTGGGTTCCAAACCTGTGCTCAACTCCTCCATCACAAAAAAGACTCAGAAGAGCATGCTGCACGGTCCCACCACCATTGTCATCACCACCATCACTGCCATCTTAGGTCTTGCATACCGTGTACACAGTTGCACCACGCTGCCCAGTCGCTGTCCTCCTTCCCATGCCTGTCCTGCCAGCGCACATTCCCCACCTGTGCCCAGCTCTTGCTGCACCAGCAGGGCCACGTGCAGCAGGAGACCTTGCAGCAACTGGCGTGCATGCACTGCAGCGCCTCCTTTCCCCGCCCATCGCAACTGCTGCAGCATCAGCGTACCCAGCACGCATCCAAAGCGGGCGGCTTCCTGTGTGCGGAATGCGGCCGCGGGTTCAACTCGCACAGCAACCTGCGCATCCATCTCAACGTGCACACTGGCGCCCGACCCTTCAGCTGCGTGGACTGTGGGAAGAGCTTCAGCCAATCAGGGGCCCTCAAGATTCACCGCAGAATACACACGGGAGAAAGGCCGTATACCTGCACGTATTGCGGGAGGGGTTTCCCTCACCTGGCTGGGGTGAGGGCCCATCAGCGCACACACACGGGGGAGAAGCCCTACCGGTGTGCTCAGTGTGGCAAGTGTTTTACTCAGTCTGGGGCGCTAAAGATCCATACTCGCATCCACACCGGTGAGAGGCCTTTTGTCTGCAGCCTCTGCGGAAAGAGCTTTTCTAACCGCTCTGGCATTCGCTTTCATCACCGTACAGTTCATGGGATTGTGACTGAGCCCAACTCTGTGGGTAGGCCAAGCCTGGCTGCCACTGCGTCGGCTCTTGCATCAGACGTCCAGAGGATCCAAGTCTCTGGTCAAGAACCTCTCAACCTGATCCCTCTTAGGCAACCGGACGGGCGGAATCTGTCCGGCAAAGAACAATTAGGCAGGGATAGTGACAAAACAGCCCTACCATATGTCTGTGAGGACTGTGGTCAGCGCTTCCCAGATGCTCCATCTAGAAATAGACACCAGACTTTGGAACACTAttcagaagaagagagagaaagggaagaGAGAGGTACAGATGACCACAAAGATTAG